A window from Megalobrama amblycephala isolate DHTTF-2021 linkage group LG9, ASM1881202v1, whole genome shotgun sequence encodes these proteins:
- the stmn2b gene encoding stathmin-2b has protein sequence MAKTAIAYKEKMKELSLVSLICSCLYPEARKNLMGEFEDMEVKPINKRASGQAFEVILKPPSPTADGGYSITSPPKKRDMSLEDIQKKLEAAEDRRRSQEAQVLRALAEKREHERDVLLKAMEENSNFSRMAEEKLIMKMEQIKENREALLAAMLERLHEKERHAQEVRRNKELREELTA, from the exons ATGGCCAAAACTGCTATCG CATACAAAGAGAAGATGAAGGAGCTTTCCCTCGTCTCCCTCATCTGCTCCTGTCTCTACCCAGAGGCACGCAAAAACCTCATGGGCGAGTTTGAAG ACATGGAGGTTAAACCCATTAACAAGCGGGCTTCTGGCCAGGCCTTTGAGGTCATCCTGAAGCCACCCTCTCCCACGGCTGATGGGGGCTACAGCATCACTTCACCTCCTAAAAAGAGGGACATGTCTCTGGAGGACATCCAGAAGAAGCTGGAGGCCGCAGAGGACAGGAGGAGA TCCCAGGAGGCTCAAGTCCTGAGGGCTCTGGCTGAGAAACGTGAACATGAGCGGGATGTCCTGCTGAAAGCCATGGAGGAGAACAGTAACTTCAGCAGGATGGCAGAGGAGAAACTCATCATGAAGATGGAGCAGATCAAGGAGAACCGTGAAGCCCTCCTTGCAGCCATGCTGGAACGGCTGCATGAGAAG GAGAGGCACGCTCAGGAGGTGCGCAGAAACAAAGAGCTGAGGGAAGAGCTGACAGCATGA
- the hey1 gene encoding hairy/enhancer-of-split related with YRPW motif protein 1: MKRNHDFSSSDSELDENIEVEKESADENAGVNSPLGSMSPSTTSQVQARKRRRGIIEKRRRDRINNSLSELRRLVPSAFEKQGSAKLEKAEILQMTVDHLKMLHAAGGKGYFDAHALAMDYRGLGFRECLAETARYLSIIEGLDNTDPLRIRLVSHLNSYASQREAHSGLGHLAWGSAFGTPPGHLAHHLLLQQQQQGAPLPRSTSSPPSSNSSSPSSSSSSAPSTEPHAPSRLTGAVISEAGQTGPLRVPPSTSLPPGLTPPTTSKLSPPLLTSLSSLSAFPFPLSAFPLLSPSSLGPAAPSSSLGKPYRPWSMEIGAF; the protein is encoded by the exons ATGAAGAGAAATCACGATTTTAGCTCCTCGGACAGTGAGCTCGATGAGAATATCGAAGTGGAGAAGGAGAGTGCTGACGAAAATGC cggTGTGAATTCCCCACTCGGATCAATGTCTCCATCTACAACCTCTCAAGTGCAAGCGAGAAAACGTCGCAGAGGG ATAATTGAGAAGCGCCGCAGGGACCGGATAAATAACAGTCTGTCCGAGCTGCGCAGACTGGTGCCCAGTGCGTTTGAGAAACAG GGCTCTGCTAAACTAGAAAAAGCAGAAATTTTGCAGATGACCGTAGATCATTTAAAGATGCTTCATGCAGCTGGAGGAAAAG gtTACTTTGATGCTCACGCGCTGGCCATGGATTACCGTGGGCTGGGTTTCCGCGAGTGTCTGGCAGAGACGGCGCGTTACCTCAGTATCATCGAGGGCCTGGACAACACAGACCCCCTCCGCATCCGCCTGGTTTCGCACCTGAACAGTTACGCCTCGCAGAGGGAAGCTCATTCGGGATTGGGCCACTTGGCATGGGGCTCTGCATTCGGGACGCCGCCCGGCCACCTGGCTCACCACCTCCTcctgcaacaacagcagcagggGGCACCGCTCCCGCGCAGCACCAGCAGCCCTCCATCCTCTAATTCTTCATCGCCCTCCTCCTCATCTTCATCCGCTCCCTCCACAGAGCCGCACGCCCCCAGCAGGCTGACCGGCGCGGTGATTAGCGAGGCAGGGCAGACGGGACCGCTGAGGGTGCCGCCCAGTACCTCCCTGCCCCCTGGGCTCACACCACCTACAACATCCAAGCTTTCTCCGCCCCTCCTGACGTCACTTTCGAGCCTGTCAGCGTTTCCCTTCCCGCTGAGCGCATTTCCTCTGCTGTCCCCTAGTTCGCTGGGCCCCGCGGCTCCCTCCAGCAGCCTGGGGAAGCCCTATAGGCCTTGGAGCATGGAAATAGGGGCCTTCTGA